The DNA region TTTGTCCAGCTTTATCCGTCATACACCTCGGTAGGCCTCGGCCGCATCTGGATTCTGAACGATCTTTATGTTTCGGCTGATGCACGCCAACGCGGTGTCGGCGCGGCGCTGATGGGTGCTGCACGGGAATACGCCGAAATCACCGGCGCGCGCGCGCTTGAACTGGCCACCGCCACTGACAACAGTGCGGCGCAGGCGCTGTACGAGAAGCTCGGATGGCAACGCGACGACCAGTTCTACCATTACTCGCTGGATCTCGGCCGCTGAGCTGCCAGTGGCCGGGGCTGTTGCATCTGTCCCGCTGTCTGCTGTAACTGCCTGTCGGCCCTCCGGCATCACCTGGTGCCTGCGATGGCTTTTGCTGGCGGCGGTCTCGGTAGCATCGGCATGCAACGACCGCCCGGCCGGCACCGTAACGGCACCAACGCCCGCCGCTCTGGCCGCTCACAGCGATGAGTTTCGCCGCTCGATAATTACCGTACGTGACGGTGTCTGGGTGGCAGTGGGCTATGGCCTGGCCAACTCAATACTTGTTGAGGGCGATGACGGGCTCATTGTTATCGACACCATGGCCAGCCTCGACAGCGCCCGCGCTGTCGCGCGCGAGTTTCGGTTACTTTCACCAAAACCGTTAAAGGCAATAATCTATACACATAACCATGCCGACCACGTGTTTGGCGCACAGGCATTTATCGACGAGCTTGCCAGCCCCGGGACAGCGGTGCGGGTTCTCGCGCATGAGACCACCGAGGCCCTGGTTTATCGCGTTGTAAACGTGTTCCGACCGATTCTCACGGCGCGCTCGTTTCGCATGTTTGGCACGCATCTGAACGAAGCGGAACTGGTCAACGCCGGGATTGGCAAAGAGCTGGAAGTTACCGCCGACAGTGCCTTCGGATTTGT from Gammaproteobacteria bacterium includes:
- a CDS encoding GNAT family N-acetyltransferase; this translates as MEIRALDETDLPQLATLFDQYRVFYCQTTDVDAARTFLQQRLSRGDSAILGAIVHDVLVGFVQLYPSYTSVGLGRIWILNDLYVSADARQRGVGAALMGAAREYAEITGARALELATATDNSAAQALYEKLGWQRDDQFYHYSLDLGR